From a region of the Streptacidiphilus albus JL83 genome:
- a CDS encoding ATP-binding cassette domain-containing protein — MIEVNELTKTYGGKTAVDQLSFTVRPGEVTGFLGPNGAGKTTTLRVILGLDAPTGGTATVNGVPFRSHPRGLRHVGALLDAGHVHGGRTATAHLAALATSNGISSRRVSEVLQEVGLAEVARRRIGGFSLGMKQRLGIATALLGDPPVLMFDEPINGMDPEGVLWVRHLFRRLAAEGRTVFLSSHLMTEMELTADQLVIIGQGRLIAAESVRSFAARSTRLSVTVGTPQAAELTVLLTAAGASVEPQGSAGTGRLAVTGLQADRIGALAHEHHLPLHELTTHSASLEEAFMELTADSVEYLAGRPR; from the coding sequence GTGATCGAAGTCAATGAACTCACCAAGACCTACGGCGGCAAGACCGCTGTCGACCAGCTGTCGTTCACCGTCCGGCCCGGAGAGGTCACCGGGTTCCTCGGACCCAACGGCGCCGGCAAGACCACGACCCTGCGCGTGATCCTGGGCCTGGACGCCCCTACCGGTGGCACCGCCACCGTCAACGGTGTCCCGTTCCGCAGCCACCCCCGCGGACTGCGGCACGTCGGCGCCCTGCTCGACGCGGGGCACGTGCACGGCGGACGGACCGCGACAGCGCACCTGGCGGCCCTGGCCACAAGCAACGGCATCTCGTCGCGCCGGGTGTCGGAGGTGTTGCAGGAGGTGGGTCTGGCCGAGGTGGCACGCCGCCGGATCGGCGGGTTCTCGCTCGGCATGAAGCAGCGGCTCGGTATCGCCACCGCTTTGCTCGGCGATCCACCCGTGCTGATGTTCGACGAGCCGATCAACGGCATGGACCCGGAGGGCGTGCTCTGGGTCCGCCACCTGTTCCGCCGTCTGGCGGCCGAGGGACGCACGGTCTTCCTCTCCAGCCACCTGATGACGGAGATGGAGCTGACCGCCGACCAGCTCGTGATCATCGGTCAGGGACGGCTGATCGCAGCCGAGTCGGTGCGGAGCTTCGCGGCCCGCAGCACCCGGCTCAGCGTCACGGTCGGCACGCCCCAGGCCGCCGAGCTGACCGTGCTACTGACCGCGGCCGGTGCGTCGGTCGAGCCGCAGGGCTCGGCCGGAACCGGGCGGCTCGCCGTGACCGGGCTGCAGGCCGACCGGATCGGGGCGCTCGCCCACGAGCACCACCTCCCGCTGCACGAACTGACCACCCACAGCGCCTCACTGGAGGAAGCCTTCATGGAACTGACCGCCGACAGCGTCGAATACCTGGCAGGACGACCCCGATGA
- a CDS encoding ABC transporter permease codes for MTTLAPLPPISAAVPGAEPPARFGDLLASEWIKMRSLRSTPWTLVLTTLFVIGSAAVAALSDYHHQPHYSPLGQRLHLFSLGDAFPAAGYLPLMLVAGSIGAVTAVSEYGSGLIRTTTVAVPARGSVVLAKAVVLAAVWTVLGTVIATACFTLSESILDGWHAGFPITHPHALRALTASALLAPVCALIGLGLGVLIRHSAATMVTSAFTLLMLPPMFSSGTHWSADIRNAMTQSAWGRLAQDGDPSPGFLHPTVTGSWVTYAAWPLIATVLALVAVRHRDV; via the coding sequence ATGACCACACTCGCCCCCCTTCCCCCCATCAGTGCGGCCGTGCCCGGCGCCGAGCCGCCCGCCCGATTCGGCGACCTGCTCGCCTCCGAGTGGATCAAGATGCGATCGCTGCGCTCCACGCCGTGGACGTTGGTCCTCACCACCCTCTTCGTCATCGGGTCCGCGGCCGTGGCGGCACTGTCGGACTACCACCACCAGCCGCACTACTCCCCGCTCGGGCAGCGGCTCCACCTGTTCTCACTGGGCGACGCCTTCCCGGCGGCGGGATACCTGCCCTTGATGCTCGTCGCCGGCAGCATCGGCGCCGTCACCGCCGTCAGCGAGTACGGCAGCGGGCTGATCCGCACCACCACGGTGGCGGTGCCCGCCCGCGGCTCCGTGGTGCTGGCCAAGGCGGTCGTGCTGGCCGCGGTCTGGACCGTACTCGGCACCGTCATCGCCACCGCTTGTTTCACCCTCTCCGAGAGCATCCTGGACGGTTGGCACGCCGGCTTCCCCATCACCCACCCCCACGCCCTGCGGGCACTGACTGCGTCCGCACTGCTGGCCCCGGTCTGCGCGCTCATCGGCCTGGGCCTGGGCGTGCTGATCCGGCACAGCGCCGCCACCATGGTCACCAGTGCCTTCACGCTGCTGATGCTGCCCCCGATGTTCTCCTCGGGCACGCACTGGTCCGCCGACATCCGCAACGCGATGACGCAGAGCGCGTGGGGGCGCCTGGCCCAGGACGGGGATCCGTCACCGGGCTTCCTCCACCCCACGGTCACCGGCTCCTGGGTCACCTACGCGGCCTGGCCGCTGATCGCGACCGTCCTCGCGCTGGTCGCCGTGCGGCACCGCGACGTGTGA
- a CDS encoding ABC transporter ATP-binding protein: MDIGESVIEASGLCRRYRGGFEAVRGVSFAVGRGELFALLGTNGAGKTSAMELLEGLARPSAGTARVLGCDPYTERARVRPSIGMMLQEGGFPADLTVSETARMWAGCISGARPEHEALDLVGLGDRSGVRVRQLSGGERRRLDLALALLGRPEVLFLDEPTTGLDAQGRRDTWSLVRELRDSGTTVLLTTHYLQEAEVLADRLAILHQGRVVACGTPAEVSGARPARIVFGLPQGWHLGDLPSLPELAVLGHEVRDRRVVLHTDRLQHTLTVLLRWAEQRGVPLDRLDARTASLEEAFLAIAADAAGTTTPEGAVR; the protein is encoded by the coding sequence ATGGACATCGGGGAGAGTGTGATCGAAGCCTCCGGGCTGTGCCGCCGTTACAGGGGCGGCTTCGAAGCCGTGCGCGGAGTGTCGTTCGCGGTGGGCCGCGGCGAGCTGTTCGCACTGCTGGGCACCAACGGGGCGGGCAAGACCTCCGCCATGGAACTGCTGGAGGGCCTGGCCCGGCCCAGCGCCGGGACCGCGCGGGTGCTCGGGTGCGACCCGTACACCGAGCGGGCGCGGGTACGGCCCAGCATCGGGATGATGCTCCAGGAGGGCGGATTCCCGGCCGACCTGACGGTCAGCGAGACCGCGCGCATGTGGGCAGGCTGCATCAGCGGCGCCCGGCCCGAGCACGAGGCCCTGGACCTGGTGGGGCTGGGCGACCGGTCCGGGGTAAGGGTCCGGCAGTTGTCCGGCGGGGAGCGGCGGAGGCTGGATCTGGCGCTGGCGCTGCTGGGACGGCCGGAGGTGCTGTTCCTGGACGAGCCGACGACCGGGCTCGATGCGCAGGGACGGCGCGACACCTGGTCGCTGGTGCGGGAGTTGCGGGACAGCGGTACGACCGTGCTGCTGACCACGCACTACCTGCAGGAGGCGGAGGTGCTCGCCGACCGGCTGGCCATTCTCCACCAGGGCCGGGTGGTCGCCTGCGGCACTCCGGCGGAGGTGAGCGGCGCGCGCCCGGCCCGCATCGTCTTCGGCCTGCCGCAGGGGTGGCACCTCGGCGACCTGCCGTCGCTGCCCGAGCTCGCGGTGCTCGGTCACGAGGTCCGCGACCGGCGGGTGGTGCTGCACACCGACCGGCTCCAGCACACCCTCACCGTGCTGCTGCGCTGGGCGGAGCAGCGGGGCGTTCCGCTGGACCGCCTGGACGCGCGGACCGCATCACTGGAAGAGGCGTTCCTGGCGATCGCCGCAGACGCGGCAGGCACCACCACCCCCGAAGGAGCCGTGCGATGA
- a CDS encoding sensor histidine kinase, which yields MRLTGWWHRRNNPARIELYTRTSFHLFALNEITLLSSSVLSGGGTRNGLRLGLFALVAVHAALCATLCSTGLNWHLGRREQPIRLLAAVATTSLGGALFALGLRMNVPSAHGVGAPELAVALVSIGLGATVLAVPRGHAVLHLLIGAALALGTGSTLLGLPLQAGAGFALAVLVAGGAMVFASGSSLWLLRVVRELDSARELQSQLAVAEERLRFGRDLHDVMGRNLAVIALKSELAVQLARRGGPQAVEQMIEVQRIARQSQREVRDVVRGYRKADLAVELAGALSVLRAAGIDGRAEGQDGSALPDEVQAALGWVVREATTNVLRHSEARHCTIRLTVGADASAVLSVDNDGVREHTADGTSGSGLNGLSERLAALNGTLATDSRTGDFRLTAEVPPPGPRTQQLEVAAP from the coding sequence GTGAGGCTCACCGGCTGGTGGCACCGGCGCAACAACCCCGCACGCATCGAACTCTACACACGCACCTCGTTCCACCTCTTCGCCCTCAACGAAATCACCCTCCTCAGCAGCTCCGTCCTCAGCGGCGGCGGCACCCGCAACGGGCTGCGGCTGGGCCTGTTCGCACTGGTGGCCGTGCACGCGGCACTGTGCGCGACACTGTGCTCCACCGGCCTGAACTGGCACCTGGGACGACGCGAACAACCGATCCGCCTGCTCGCGGCCGTCGCCACGACGTCGCTGGGCGGGGCGCTGTTCGCGTTGGGGCTGCGGATGAACGTCCCGTCCGCGCACGGCGTGGGCGCACCGGAGCTCGCCGTCGCACTGGTCTCCATCGGACTCGGAGCAACAGTCCTGGCCGTCCCCCGGGGCCACGCCGTGCTGCACCTCCTGATAGGCGCGGCACTCGCACTCGGCACCGGCAGCACACTGCTGGGACTGCCCCTCCAGGCCGGCGCAGGCTTCGCGCTGGCTGTGCTGGTGGCGGGGGGCGCGATGGTGTTCGCCAGCGGCAGCTCGCTGTGGCTGCTTCGGGTCGTGCGGGAGCTGGACTCCGCCCGCGAGCTGCAGTCGCAGCTCGCAGTCGCGGAGGAACGCCTGCGGTTCGGCCGCGACCTGCACGATGTGATGGGACGGAACCTGGCGGTGATCGCCCTCAAGAGCGAGCTGGCCGTGCAGCTGGCGCGGCGCGGCGGACCGCAGGCGGTGGAGCAGATGATCGAGGTCCAGCGGATCGCCAGGCAGTCGCAGCGCGAGGTACGCGACGTGGTGCGCGGCTACCGGAAGGCCGACCTGGCGGTCGAGTTGGCCGGCGCACTGTCGGTGCTTCGCGCGGCGGGCATCGACGGGCGGGCCGAGGGGCAGGACGGCAGCGCGCTGCCGGACGAGGTCCAGGCCGCCCTGGGCTGGGTGGTGCGCGAGGCCACCACCAATGTGCTGCGGCACAGCGAGGCACGGCACTGCACCATCCGGCTGACGGTGGGCGCGGACGCCTCGGCGGTGCTCTCCGTCGACAACGACGGCGTGCGCGAGCACACCGCCGACGGTACGTCGGGGTCCGGACTGAACGGGCTGAGCGAACGCCTGGCCGCGCTGAACGGCACACTGGCCACCGACTCCCGGACCGGGGACTTCCGACTCACCGCAGAAGTACCACCGCCCGGGCCCAGGACACAGCAGCTGGAGGTCGCCGCCCCATGA
- a CDS encoding response regulator transcription factor codes for MSKHIRVLLADDEHLIRGAIAALLSYEEDLLVVAEAASGPEALAMARAHRPDVAVLDLQMPGGPDGVAVAAALRTELPGCRTMIVTSHGRPGHLKRALTAGVRGFVPKTISAQRLAEIIRNLHAGGRYIDPELAADAISAGDSPLTAREAQVLELSADGAPVAEVARRASLSTGTTRNYLSSAATKLSADNRHTAVRIAREHGWL; via the coding sequence ATGAGCAAGCACATCCGGGTCCTGCTGGCCGACGACGAGCACCTGATCCGGGGCGCGATCGCCGCACTGCTGTCCTACGAAGAGGACCTGCTGGTGGTCGCCGAGGCCGCGTCCGGACCCGAAGCACTCGCGATGGCCCGCGCCCACCGCCCCGACGTGGCCGTGCTGGACCTGCAGATGCCAGGCGGCCCGGACGGAGTGGCGGTGGCCGCCGCGCTGCGCACCGAACTCCCCGGATGCCGGACGATGATCGTCACCAGCCACGGCCGCCCCGGCCACCTCAAACGGGCCCTGACCGCCGGAGTACGCGGCTTCGTCCCGAAAACAATATCGGCACAGCGCCTTGCCGAGATCATCCGCAACCTCCACGCCGGTGGCCGCTACATCGACCCGGAACTGGCCGCCGACGCCATCAGCGCCGGGGACTCGCCGCTGACCGCGCGCGAGGCGCAGGTGCTGGAGCTGTCGGCGGACGGGGCGCCGGTCGCGGAGGTCGCCCGCCGGGCATCACTCTCCACCGGCACGACACGCAACTACCTGTCCTCCGCCGCAACCAAACTCTCCGCCGACAACCGACACACAGCAGTCCGCATCGCCCGCGAACACGGCTGGCTGTAG
- a CDS encoding VOC family protein yields the protein MPANGLSHIRVARPPRDLVAAEGFWSRGLGLNVLYRTEGGDTPGEHDLLTVGWPDASWHLELVHEAGGPVEPQPTTEDLLVIYLDNQVPEELVTRLEAHGGKRVPSPNPYWNKWGITVEDPDGYRLVLCTRAWSNT from the coding sequence ATGCCCGCCAACGGTCTGAGCCACATTCGCGTCGCCCGCCCACCGCGCGACCTCGTGGCGGCGGAGGGTTTCTGGAGCCGAGGCCTCGGGCTGAACGTGCTGTACCGAACCGAGGGCGGCGACACGCCGGGAGAGCACGACCTGCTGACGGTCGGCTGGCCCGACGCCTCCTGGCACCTCGAACTCGTCCACGAGGCTGGTGGGCCCGTCGAGCCGCAGCCCACCACGGAAGACCTGCTCGTGATCTACCTCGACAACCAGGTACCCGAGGAACTTGTGACCCGCCTCGAGGCACACGGCGGCAAGCGTGTCCCGTCTCCCAACCCGTACTGGAACAAGTGGGGCATCACCGTCGAGGATCCGGACGGCTACCGGCTCGTGCTCTGCACGCGCGCGTGGTCCAACACCTGA